A window from Listeria seeligeri serovar 1/2b str. SLCC3954 encodes these proteins:
- a CDS encoding protein kinase family protein — protein MKLLPVMDLYQIKLQKYRSLNDNITYPVLLVNEKYILKRVPSEIVVNEVLFSNLVERKLIRNIVLNKYERIFTYYDSCFWLMTTYIEGKEFQHSISSHLNIAKDYIGKFRESTPDIGEMEFHDNYNIKKWYQDSDEMMSKTFQLIQHYYGELEVEYSKRVTEIYHQIEFNGDSYAKMCKSISHGEYQNTNILFYNSNQIELIDWDSLSIRPRIFDLVSSACYLCRAERGDFILEEEKLKTYLDQEKLCSVEIKNFRNMVFLTFIPREDKLEKFYLAGHNQSKWYLEWTLEAMEKSLKYFK, from the coding sequence ATGAAATTATTACCAGTTATGGATTTATATCAAATAAAGTTACAAAAATATCGGAGCTTGAATGATAATATTACCTACCCAGTACTCTTGGTTAATGAAAAATATATATTGAAAAGAGTCCCAAGTGAAATTGTTGTCAATGAGGTACTTTTTAGTAACTTAGTGGAAAGAAAATTAATAAGGAATATCGTGCTAAATAAGTATGAACGAATTTTTACATACTATGATAGTTGTTTCTGGTTAATGACAACCTACATTGAAGGAAAAGAATTTCAGCATTCTATTTCATCACATTTAAATATTGCTAAGGATTATATTGGGAAATTTCGCGAAAGTACACCTGATATTGGAGAGATGGAATTTCATGATAATTATAATATTAAGAAATGGTATCAAGATTCAGATGAAATGATGTCTAAAACATTTCAGTTAATTCAACATTATTATGGAGAACTGGAGGTTGAGTATTCTAAGCGAGTTACGGAGATTTATCATCAAATCGAATTTAATGGGGATTCATACGCGAAAATGTGTAAGTCTATCTCGCATGGAGAGTATCAGAACACCAATATCTTGTTTTATAACAGTAACCAGATTGAATTAATTGACTGGGACTCGCTATCAATTAGACCACGTATATTTGATTTGGTGTCTTCAGCATGTTATTTGTGTAGAGCAGAGCGGGGAGATTTTATTCTTGAAGAAGAAAAATTAAAGACTTACTTAGATCAAGAAAAATTATGTAGTGTAGAAATTAAAAACTTTAGAAATATGGTGTTTTTAACATTTATACCCAGGGAAGATAAGCTAGAAAAATTTTATTTGGCAGGACATAATCAATCAAAATGGTATTTGGAGTGGACATTGGAAGCTATGGAAAAAAGTTTGAAATATTTCAAATAA
- a CDS encoding NUDIX domain-containing protein → MRIRECSRAVIVNEFNEILLQKFEFKDVVGNKILWVTPGGGMEDGETEALALKRELNEELGIDIDIENESIFEIDVLIEGKKGSFISREYYYKIDMDSNTMLSLKNMTENEKDTFRDMKWWSKSDLEKIDNFAPRDIIDYF, encoded by the coding sequence ATGCGTATTCGAGAATGTTCACGAGCAGTGATCGTTAATGAGTTTAATGAAATTCTTCTTCAAAAATTTGAATTTAAAGATGTTGTAGGCAATAAAATCTTATGGGTAACTCCAGGGGGAGGAATGGAAGATGGTGAAACCGAAGCACTGGCTTTAAAGCGAGAATTGAATGAAGAGTTGGGTATTGACATTGATATTGAGAACGAATCTATATTTGAGATAGACGTTTTGATTGAAGGGAAAAAAGGCTCCTTTATTAGTAGAGAGTACTATTATAAAATTGACATGGACTCTAATACAATGTTATCTCTCAAAAATATGACTGAAAATGAAAAGGATACATTTAGAGATATGAAATGGTGGAGTAAATCAGATTTGGAAAAAATAGATAATTTTGCACCGCGAGATATAATAGATTATTTCTAA
- a CDS encoding IS256 family transposase, translating to MNDFTTEIVQTLVTKGDLNELFRFHLEKALNTLLRTELTAYLAHDKYERIRFHSGNSRNGTYQRRIKTEYGELTVEIPRERKGEFQQQTLPAYKRTNDTLESTIIHLFEKGVTMSEIADLIEKMYGHHYTPQTVSNMTKVLTEEVNAFKVRSLYKQYAAIFMDATYIPLKRQTVSKEAIYIAIVIREDGTKEVLSYAIAPTESIHIWNELLQDIYSRGVQDVLLFITDGLKAMKDTIHQIYPKVTQSLIENQNLLTFYEFPTSIRRSIYSTNLIESFNKQIKKYSRRKEQFQNEESLERFLVSIFDTYNQKFLNRSHKGFQQVTDTLASKFSE from the coding sequence ATGAATGATTTTACTACAGAAATTGTACAAACTCTAGTTACTAAAGGTGATTTAAATGAATTATTTCGTTTCCACTTAGAAAAAGCCCTGAATACACTCCTTCGGACAGAACTAACCGCTTATTTAGCGCATGATAAGTATGAGCGAATCAGGTTTCATTCGGGCAATTCTAGAAACGGGACCTATCAACGAAGAATCAAAACGGAGTATGGTGAATTAACAGTGGAAATCCCAAGAGAACGTAAAGGAGAGTTCCAACAACAAACCTTGCCAGCTTACAAGCGAACCAACGATACGTTGGAATCTACGATTATCCATCTGTTTGAAAAAGGCGTTACGATGTCTGAAATAGCTGATCTGATTGAAAAAATGTATGGGCACCATTATACGCCACAGACCGTTTCGAACATGACTAAAGTATTAACGGAAGAAGTGAATGCATTTAAAGTCAGATCATTATACAAACAATATGCAGCTATTTTTATGGATGCCACTTATATTCCTTTAAAACGTCAAACCGTATCTAAAGAAGCCATTTACATTGCTATCGTTATTCGAGAAGACGGAACGAAAGAAGTACTGAGTTACGCGATTGCTCCTACGGAATCCATACATATTTGGAATGAACTGCTACAGGATATATACTCCAGAGGAGTCCAGGATGTCTTACTGTTTATTACCGATGGTTTAAAAGCAATGAAAGATACAATTCACCAAATTTATCCTAAAGTGACGCAGTCGCTCATAGAAAATCAAAATTTATTGACTTTTTATGAATTTCCAACGAGTATCCGCCGAAGTATTTACTCCACTAATCTGATAGAATCTTTCAATAAGCAAATCAAAAAATATAGCCGCAGAAAAGAGCAATTTCAAAATGAAGAATCTCTAGAGCGCTTCCTGGTATCTATTTTTGATACGTATAATCAAAAATTTTTAAATAGAAGCCATAAGGGCTTCCAGCAAGTGACGGATACATTAGCTTCCAAGTTTTCGGAGTAA
- the cas13a gene encoding type VI-A CRISPR-associated RNA-guided ribonuclease Cas13a has protein sequence MWISIKTLIHHLGVLFFCDYMYNRREKKIIEVKTMRITKVEVDRKKVLISRDKNGGKLVYENEMQDNTEQIMHHKKSSFYKSVVNKTICRPEQKQMKKLVHGLLQENSQEKIKVSDVTKLNISNFLNHRFKKSLYYFPENSPDKSEEYRIEINLSQLLEDSLKKQQGTFICWESFSKDMELYINWAENYISSKTKLIKKSIRNNRIQSTESRSGQLMDRYMKDILNKNKPFDIQSVSEKYQLEKLTSALKATFKEAKKNDKEINYKLKSTLQNHERQIIEELKENSELNQFNIEIRKHLETYFPIKKTNRKVGDIRNLEIGEIQKIVNHRLKNKIVQRILQEGKLASYEIESTVNSNSLQKIKIEEAFALKFINACLFASNNLRNMVYPVCKKDILMIGEFKNSFKEIKHKKFIRQWSQFFSQEITVDDIELASWGLRGAIAPIRNEIIHLKKHSWKKFFNNPTFKVKKSKIINGKTKDVTSEFLYKETLFKDYFYSELDSVPELIINKMESSKILDYYSSDQLNQVFTIPNFELSLLTSAVPFAPSFKRVYLKGFDYQNQDEAQPDYNLKLNIYNEKAFNSEAFQAQYSLFKMVYYQVFLPQFTTNNDLFKSSVDFILTLNKERKGYAKAFQDIRKMNKDEKPSEYMSYIQSQLMLYQKKQEEKEKINHFEKFINQVFIKGFNSFIEKNRLTYICHPTKNTVPENDNIEIPFHTDMDDSNIAFWLMCKLLDAKQLSELRNEMIKFSCSLQSTEEISTFTKAREVIGLALLNGEKGCNDWKELFDDKEAWKKNMSLYVSEELLQSLPYTQEDGQTPVINRSIDLVKKYGTETILEKLFSSSDDYKVSAKDIAKLHEYDVTEKIAQQESLHKQWIEKPGLARDSAWTKKYQNVINDISNYQWAKTKVELTQVRHLHQLTIDLLSRLAGYMSIADRDFQFSSNYILERENSEYRVTSWILLSENKNKNKYNDYELYNLKNASIKVSSKNDPQLKVDLKQLRLTLEYLELFDNRLKEKRNNISHFNYLNGQLGNSILELFDDARDVLSYDRKLKNAVSKSLKEILSSHGMEVTFKPLYQTNHHLKIDKLQPKKIHHLGEKSTVSSNQVSNEYCQLVRTLLTMK, from the coding sequence ATGTGGATAAGTATAAAAACGCTTATCCATCATTTAGGTGTTTTATTTTTTTGTGATTATATGTACAATAGAAGAGAGAAAAAAATCATTGAGGTGAAAACTATGAGAATTACTAAAGTAGAGGTTGATAGAAAAAAAGTACTAATTTCTAGGGATAAAAACGGGGGCAAGTTAGTTTATGAAAATGAAATGCAAGATAATACAGAACAAATCATGCATCACAAAAAAAGTTCTTTTTACAAAAGTGTGGTAAACAAAACTATTTGTCGTCCTGAACAAAAACAAATGAAAAAATTAGTTCATGGATTATTACAAGAAAATAGTCAAGAAAAAATAAAAGTTTCAGATGTCACTAAACTTAATATCTCAAATTTCTTAAATCATCGTTTCAAAAAAAGTTTATATTATTTTCCTGAAAATAGTCCTGACAAAAGCGAAGAATACAGAATAGAAATAAATCTCTCCCAATTGTTAGAAGATAGCTTAAAAAAACAGCAAGGGACATTTATATGTTGGGAATCTTTTAGCAAAGACATGGAATTATACATTAATTGGGCGGAAAATTATATTTCATCAAAAACGAAGCTAATAAAAAAATCCATTCGAAACAATAGAATTCAATCTACTGAATCAAGAAGTGGACAACTAATGGATAGATATATGAAAGACATTTTAAATAAAAACAAACCTTTCGATATCCAATCAGTTAGCGAAAAGTACCAACTTGAAAAATTGACTAGTGCTTTAAAAGCTACTTTTAAAGAAGCGAAGAAAAACGACAAAGAGATTAACTATAAGCTTAAGTCCACTCTCCAAAACCATGAAAGACAAATAATAGAAGAATTGAAGGAAAATTCCGAACTGAACCAATTTAATATAGAAATAAGAAAACATCTTGAAACTTATTTTCCTATTAAGAAAACAAACAGAAAAGTTGGAGATATAAGGAATTTAGAAATAGGAGAAATCCAAAAAATAGTAAATCATCGGTTGAAAAATAAAATAGTTCAACGCATTCTCCAAGAAGGGAAATTAGCTTCTTATGAGATTGAATCAACAGTTAACTCTAATTCCTTACAAAAAATTAAAATTGAAGAAGCATTTGCCTTAAAGTTTATCAATGCTTGTTTATTTGCTTCTAACAATTTAAGGAATATGGTATATCCTGTTTGCAAAAAGGATATATTAATGATAGGTGAATTTAAAAATAGTTTTAAAGAAATAAAACACAAAAAATTCATTCGTCAATGGTCGCAATTCTTCTCTCAAGAAATAACTGTTGATGACATTGAATTAGCTTCATGGGGGCTGAGAGGAGCCATTGCACCAATAAGAAATGAAATAATTCATTTAAAGAAGCATAGCTGGAAAAAATTTTTTAATAACCCTACTTTCAAAGTGAAAAAAAGTAAAATAATAAATGGGAAAACGAAAGATGTTACATCTGAATTCCTTTATAAAGAAACTTTATTTAAGGATTATTTCTATAGTGAGTTAGATTCTGTTCCAGAATTGATTATTAATAAAATGGAAAGTAGCAAAATTTTAGATTATTATTCCAGTGACCAGCTTAACCAAGTTTTTACAATTCCGAATTTCGAATTATCTTTACTGACTTCGGCCGTTCCCTTTGCACCTAGCTTTAAACGAGTTTATTTGAAAGGCTTTGATTATCAGAATCAAGATGAAGCACAACCGGATTATAATCTTAAATTAAATATCTATAACGAAAAAGCCTTTAATTCGGAGGCATTTCAGGCGCAATATTCATTATTTAAAATGGTTTATTATCAAGTCTTTTTACCGCAATTCACTACAAATAACGATTTATTTAAGTCAAGTGTGGATTTTATTTTAACATTAAACAAAGAACGGAAAGGTTACGCCAAAGCATTTCAAGATATTCGAAAGATGAATAAAGATGAAAAGCCCTCAGAATATATGAGTTACATTCAGAGTCAATTAATGCTCTATCAAAAAAAGCAAGAAGAAAAAGAGAAAATTAATCATTTTGAAAAATTTATAAATCAAGTGTTTATTAAAGGTTTCAATTCTTTTATAGAAAAGAATAGATTAACCTATATTTGCCATCCAACCAAAAACACAGTGCCAGAAAATGATAATATAGAAATACCTTTCCACACGGATATGGATGATTCCAATATTGCATTTTGGCTTATGTGTAAATTATTAGATGCTAAACAACTTAGCGAATTACGTAATGAAATGATAAAATTCAGTTGTTCCTTACAATCAACTGAAGAAATAAGCACATTTACCAAGGCGCGAGAAGTGATTGGTTTAGCTCTTTTAAATGGCGAAAAAGGATGTAATGATTGGAAAGAACTTTTTGATGATAAAGAAGCTTGGAAAAAGAACATGTCCTTATATGTTTCCGAGGAATTGCTTCAATCATTGCCGTACACACAAGAAGATGGTCAAACACCTGTAATTAATCGAAGTATCGATTTAGTAAAAAAATACGGTACAGAAACAATACTAGAGAAATTATTTTCCTCCTCAGATGATTATAAAGTTTCAGCTAAAGATATCGCAAAATTACATGAATATGATGTAACGGAGAAAATAGCACAGCAAGAGAGTCTACATAAGCAATGGATAGAAAAGCCCGGTTTAGCCCGTGACTCAGCATGGACAAAAAAATACCAAAATGTGATTAATGATATTAGTAATTACCAATGGGCTAAGACAAAGGTCGAATTAACACAAGTAAGGCATCTTCATCAATTAACTATTGATTTGCTTTCAAGGTTAGCAGGATATATGTCTATCGCTGACCGTGATTTCCAGTTTTCTAGTAATTATATTTTAGAAAGAGAGAACTCTGAGTATAGAGTTACAAGTTGGATATTATTAAGTGAAAATAAAAATAAAAATAAATATAACGACTACGAATTGTATAATCTAAAAAATGCCTCTATAAAAGTATCATCAAAAAATGATCCCCAGTTAAAAGTTGATCTTAAGCAATTACGATTAACCTTAGAGTACTTAGAACTTTTTGATAACCGATTGAAAGAAAAACGAAATAACATTTCACATTTTAATTACCTTAACGGACAGTTAGGGAACTCTATTTTAGAATTATTTGACGATGCTCGAGATGTACTTTCCTATGATCGTAAACTAAAGAATGCGGTGTCTAAATCTTTGAAAGAAATTTTAAGCTCTCATGGAATGGAAGTGACATTTAAACCACTATATCAAACCAATCATCATTTAAAAATTGATAAACTCCAACCTAAAAAAATACACCACTTAGGTGAAAAAAGTACTGTTTCTTCAAATCAAGTTTCTAATGAATACTGTCAACTAGTAAGAACGCTATTAACGATGAAGTAA
- a CDS encoding T7SS effector LXG polymorphic toxin, with translation MTFAKGWWSLSKIDIGEVTHFLQGLKKSNENARKMIEDIQSAVKAYADDTTLKGKAVDSSQRYFDETYTVICKSIIEALDESEERLQQYIHDFGDQVDSSPNARIDAELLQEAMSRLADIKRKQEALMQSLSSSTATLYEGKQQALHTQFTDALEQEKILERYITFEQTHGNFFDSFGELVYRTGQAVRELANNVTFESQTGSYHFDKIDASRFQTLQEMLPKAKKKAFNFNDYQITWNGTTHLLWKNGKVDAEATKAYNEAKLNGKLPKEGNVATQDAELLKGILASLKNKKDPITGADISSVHVLSILSGLAFSYTAGNYKGRKLTVPKSFLDKLKKNRKSKVPKLSSLSEKQQLKLANKYKKKSPIPIPDDAKIKAQTKKAGYEQISYKWKENGITFEVRWHTRTPGAPKEQGNTFVIERKIQGTAEGKTKVQQILVGDNKWVSKSEWQKAITDKKNGVSTSEQNKMLSDGHWKE, from the coding sequence ATGACGTTCGCAAAGGGGTGGTGGTCATTGAGTAAAATTGACATCGGAGAAGTAACCCACTTTTTACAAGGTCTAAAGAAAAGTAACGAAAACGCCCGAAAAATGATAGAAGACATTCAATCGGCTGTCAAAGCCTACGCTGATGATACAACTTTAAAAGGAAAAGCAGTGGATTCTTCACAAAGATACTTTGATGAAACGTATACTGTTATTTGTAAAAGTATCATAGAAGCATTAGATGAAAGCGAAGAGAGATTACAACAATATATTCATGATTTTGGAGATCAAGTGGATTCTTCACCTAACGCACGAATTGATGCGGAATTACTACAAGAAGCAATGAGTAGGTTAGCTGACATAAAGCGGAAGCAAGAAGCACTTATGCAATCCTTATCTTCTTCTACAGCAACGCTTTACGAAGGCAAGCAACAAGCGTTACACACTCAATTCACGGATGCGCTGGAGCAAGAAAAAATATTGGAACGCTATATTACTTTTGAACAAACTCACGGGAATTTTTTTGACTCATTTGGAGAACTTGTCTATCGAACGGGACAAGCAGTGCGTGAATTAGCTAATAACGTCACATTCGAGAGCCAAACAGGAAGCTATCATTTTGATAAAATAGATGCTTCTAGATTCCAAACTTTGCAAGAAATGTTGCCAAAGGCAAAGAAAAAAGCATTTAATTTTAATGACTACCAAATAACATGGAATGGCACCACGCACCTTTTATGGAAAAATGGTAAAGTGGATGCAGAAGCAACCAAAGCTTATAACGAGGCGAAACTGAATGGAAAGCTACCAAAGGAAGGTAATGTAGCAACACAAGATGCAGAACTATTAAAAGGCATTTTGGCTTCACTGAAAAACAAGAAAGATCCTATCACTGGAGCAGATATAAGCAGTGTGCATGTATTATCTATCCTTAGCGGGCTCGCATTCTCCTATACAGCTGGGAATTATAAGGGAAGAAAACTTACTGTTCCAAAAAGTTTCTTAGACAAATTAAAGAAAAACCGAAAATCTAAAGTACCTAAACTATCTAGTTTATCAGAAAAACAACAACTAAAACTCGCAAATAAATACAAGAAAAAATCACCTATTCCAATTCCAGATGATGCTAAAATCAAAGCTCAGACGAAAAAGGCTGGTTATGAACAAATATCTTATAAATGGAAAGAGAATGGGATAACCTTTGAAGTTAGATGGCATACTAGGACACCAGGTGCACCAAAGGAACAAGGAAATACGTTTGTTATAGAAAGAAAAATTCAGGGTACAGCAGAAGGGAAAACAAAAGTTCAACAAATATTGGTTGGAGATAATAAGTGGGTGAGTAAAAGTGAGTGGCAAAAGGCTATAACTGATAAGAAAAATGGTGTAAGTACCTCGGAGCAAAATAAAATGTTGTCTGATGGACATTGGAAAGAATAG
- a CDS encoding nuclear transport factor 2 family protein gives MSKQKQNFYDLYTKVIGQGEVDLLPLYAAEPCIEHSVGVHDGLEGFKNFFIPFFEVFPKRNIQVTRILEDGNFVFAHAYQVLNDGVAEWMTMDIVYTNADEKIIEHWDTIAPSFTGKNKAGHTAFDGATELADFAKTADNKMLISNLYEQVYTNEKWQLIADFYAEEFIDHSEHGFLTSQELIDYYESSTTNYTLEKVYKIIGEGNFVAVFTKVMIDNKEVANIELYRIQDGKIVEYWRNMEYVVEEELWLNSGKFATITTEF, from the coding sequence GTGAGTAAGCAGAAACAGAATTTTTATGATTTGTACACGAAAGTTATCGGTCAAGGAGAAGTTGATTTGTTGCCATTGTATGCGGCAGAGCCATGTATCGAACACAGTGTCGGGGTTCATGATGGTCTGGAAGGATTCAAAAACTTCTTTATTCCATTTTTTGAAGTTTTTCCAAAACGTAATATTCAGGTTACTCGTATTTTAGAAGATGGAAACTTTGTCTTTGCTCATGCGTACCAAGTTTTAAATGATGGTGTCGCTGAGTGGATGACTATGGACATCGTTTATACTAATGCCGACGAAAAAATCATTGAACATTGGGACACTATCGCCCCCTCCTTTACCGGGAAGAATAAAGCCGGTCACACTGCCTTTGATGGTGCAACGGAATTAGCAGATTTTGCGAAGACGGCTGACAACAAAATGCTTATTAGCAATTTGTATGAACAAGTGTATACTAATGAAAAATGGCAGTTAATTGCTGATTTTTATGCAGAGGAGTTTATTGATCATAGTGAACATGGCTTTTTAACCTCGCAAGAATTAATTGATTACTATGAATCTTCCACAACAAATTATACGCTGGAGAAAGTGTATAAAATTATTGGTGAAGGGAATTTTGTAGCAGTGTTCACCAAAGTAATGATAGATAATAAAGAAGTGGCGAATATCGAATTGTACCGCATTCAAGACGGAAAAATCGTTGAATACTGGCGCAATATGGAATATGTTGTTGAGGAAGAATTGTGGTTAAATAGTGGGAAATTTGCTACTATTACAACAGAATTCTGA
- a CDS encoding YdeI/OmpD-associated family protein, with protein sequence MAKTELNPKVDAFLNKPSKWQAEFKALRRIAIEFGLTEEFKWGKPCYALNGSNVFLIHGFKEYCALLFMKGALLGDPENILIQQTENVQAARQIRFTKLQQIIDMESVLKSYIQNAIDVEAAGLKVEMKRDKEFPIPEELQTRFDELPAFKEAFEALTPGRQRAYLLYFGSPKQSKTRVSRIEKCQEQIFDGLGLND encoded by the coding sequence ATGGCAAAAACTGAATTAAATCCAAAAGTAGATGCATTTCTAAACAAACCGAGCAAATGGCAAGCTGAATTTAAAGCATTAAGAAGAATTGCAATCGAATTTGGACTGACAGAAGAGTTCAAATGGGGCAAACCTTGCTATGCTTTAAATGGTAGCAATGTTTTCTTAATCCATGGGTTTAAAGAGTATTGCGCTCTTTTATTTATGAAAGGCGCACTTTTAGGCGACCCTGAAAATATTTTAATACAGCAAACTGAAAATGTTCAAGCTGCAAGACAAATCCGCTTTACTAAGTTACAACAAATTATAGATATGGAATCGGTTTTAAAAAGTTACATCCAAAATGCGATTGATGTAGAAGCAGCTGGATTAAAGGTGGAGATGAAACGTGATAAAGAGTTCCCTATTCCGGAAGAGCTGCAAACGAGATTTGACGAATTACCTGCATTTAAAGAAGCATTCGAGGCTTTAACACCTGGCCGGCAGAGAGCTTACTTGCTTTATTTTGGCTCTCCAAAACAATCTAAAACACGGGTTTCGAGAATCGAAAAATGCCAAGAGCAAATTTTTGATGGCTTAGGACTCAATGATTAA
- a CDS encoding VOC family protein, giving the protein MVLNVYLTFRTQSRDAIAFYEEVFGGKCTDLMTYGEVHPENEPIDDELKDLVMNASLIIDGVKVMFSDIPKSMPLTFGDNITLVIDTADEIQLTKQFNQLSEGGTVIMPLAKTFWSEKYGQVTDRFGTGWQFNLS; this is encoded by the coding sequence ATGGTTTTAAATGTTTATTTAACTTTCAGGACACAATCCAGAGATGCTATTGCGTTTTATGAAGAAGTTTTTGGAGGCAAATGTACTGATTTAATGACGTACGGTGAAGTTCATCCAGAAAACGAGCCTATTGATGACGAGCTAAAAGATTTAGTGATGAATGCTAGTTTGATAATTGATGGGGTAAAAGTGATGTTTTCTGATATTCCCAAATCAATGCCACTCACTTTTGGTGATAATATTACCTTAGTGATTGATACAGCAGATGAAATTCAACTTACTAAGCAATTTAATCAACTTTCTGAAGGTGGAACGGTCATTATGCCTCTCGCCAAGACTTTTTGGTCAGAAAAATATGGTCAAGTTACTGACCGATTTGGTACTGGTTGGCAATTTAATTTATCTTAA
- a CDS encoding histidine phosphatase family protein produces MKKKLYLMRHGQTLFNERKKIQGFCDAPLTKLGIKQAEIAGSYFKEHSIEFDKAYSSTSERASDTLELVTKTAYTRLKGLKEWNFGTFEGESEDLNPALPYGDFFAAYGGEREKDFQKRIVETMESIMSQEEHEVILAVSHGAACAQFARYWEDTSKIGKISGLKNGCILKFEYEKGIFSLVNFINHDFENGTHMEAVEKSE; encoded by the coding sequence ATGAAAAAAAAACTCTATTTAATGCGCCATGGGCAAACTTTATTTAATGAACGTAAAAAAATACAAGGTTTTTGTGATGCACCACTTACGAAACTCGGAATTAAACAAGCAGAAATCGCAGGAAGCTATTTTAAAGAACATAGTATCGAATTTGATAAAGCGTATAGCTCAACGTCAGAACGAGCGTCAGACACATTAGAGTTAGTCACAAAAACAGCCTATACCAGATTAAAAGGATTAAAAGAATGGAATTTCGGAACATTTGAAGGAGAAAGTGAAGATTTAAATCCTGCGCTCCCATACGGCGATTTTTTTGCAGCATATGGAGGAGAAAGAGAAAAAGATTTTCAAAAAAGAATTGTCGAAACAATGGAAAGTATTATGAGTCAAGAAGAGCATGAAGTAATCCTAGCAGTTTCACATGGAGCAGCTTGCGCACAATTCGCGCGTTATTGGGAAGACACCAGCAAAATCGGAAAAATAAGTGGATTGAAAAATGGTTGTATTTTAAAATTCGAATATGAAAAGGGTATTTTTAGTCTTGTGAATTTTATCAACCATGACTTTGAAAATGGGACGCATATGGAAGCAGTGGAAAAGTCCGAATAA